In the Synechococcus sp. UW179A genome, one interval contains:
- a CDS encoding SDR family NAD(P)-dependent oxidoreductase: MPEMCTDSWQGRALVVGGGGIGRALSAELARRHPSLLVTLATRHPLSDEEWSVDLQCQDSLSKLTEQLSVGSPPLRVVINATGRLHSPSYQPEKRLQHAEQSALLDSFAINAAGPLLLAKSVEPVLTRDRPFHFASLSARVGSISDNGSGGWYAYRGAKAAQNMMLRCLSLEWARRLPLATVTLLHPGTTDTALSKPFQSFVPKEKLFSPERAAGHLLDVLLQQTPSDSGRFLAWDGQVIPW, translated from the coding sequence ATGCCTGAAATGTGCACCGATAGCTGGCAGGGACGAGCTTTGGTGGTTGGTGGCGGTGGTATTGGCCGGGCATTGAGTGCAGAACTGGCTCGCCGTCACCCATCACTGCTGGTGACGCTGGCGACCCGCCATCCATTGTCGGATGAGGAGTGGAGCGTTGACCTCCAATGCCAGGACAGTCTCAGCAAACTGACCGAACAACTCAGTGTTGGCTCTCCTCCTCTGAGAGTCGTGATCAATGCGACAGGGCGTCTCCACAGTCCCTCCTATCAACCTGAAAAACGGCTGCAACATGCTGAGCAATCAGCGCTGCTCGACTCTTTTGCCATCAACGCAGCCGGACCTCTGCTGCTTGCCAAGTCAGTCGAGCCTGTTCTGACCAGAGACAGACCTTTTCATTTCGCCAGCCTGAGTGCCAGGGTCGGCAGCATTAGCGATAACGGCAGCGGCGGTTGGTACGCCTATCGCGGCGCTAAGGCAGCACAAAACATGATGCTGCGCTGCCTGAGTCTTGAGTGGGCGCGACGCTTGCCGCTGGCGACGGTGACTCTTCTGCACCCTGGAACGACAGACACAGCCCTTTCGAAGCCCTTTCAGAGCTTTGTACCCAAGGAGAAGTTGTTCAGCCCTGAAAGGGCAGCAGGGCATCTTCTGGATGTCCTGCTGCAGCAGACACCATCCGACAGTGGCCGATTTCTCGCCTGGGATGGTCAGGTCATTCCCTGGTGA
- a CDS encoding SpoIID/LytB domain-containing protein, producing MRLVRPLLLTLTASAGLAALIAWSTSAKRFNTDSQDTEALLSALFDAEAQLDSEDQTHLTAKRLQQRRFDPSAGSVPAVPAPTETVDPQVRIALLSQRPLRQISTKDGAACRTQGGTPVQPGVLNGMLAEATTGFVSCGSTGGSVLVNGRAYEGTIHLLNRGNGWLAINQINLERYVASVVGAEMPSHWNGEALKAQAVAARSYGLVHMLRPANSDWNLGDTTRWQAYAGRSSSSLSTIQATEATRGLVLSFKGGLVESLYASTQEISDEAHGHLGASMSQHGAQELAQQGLRFNEILGRYYAGASLARIKTDG from the coding sequence ATGCGTCTCGTTCGACCACTGTTGCTGACTTTGACGGCGAGTGCGGGGCTGGCCGCATTGATCGCCTGGTCAACCAGTGCTAAGCGGTTCAACACAGACAGCCAAGACACAGAGGCTCTTCTCAGCGCACTGTTTGACGCTGAAGCTCAGCTCGATAGCGAGGATCAAACGCACCTAACGGCCAAACGATTGCAGCAGCGCAGATTTGATCCGTCAGCAGGATCTGTCCCTGCGGTGCCAGCTCCGACTGAAACTGTTGATCCCCAAGTGCGCATCGCCCTGTTGAGTCAGCGACCCCTAAGGCAGATCAGCACCAAGGATGGAGCGGCTTGCAGAACTCAGGGAGGAACACCCGTTCAGCCAGGAGTTCTCAACGGGATGCTCGCCGAGGCCACCACAGGTTTTGTGAGTTGCGGCAGTACCGGTGGTTCGGTGCTTGTAAACGGCCGTGCCTACGAAGGAACGATTCACCTGCTCAACAGAGGGAATGGATGGCTTGCCATCAACCAGATCAACCTCGAACGCTATGTGGCTTCCGTTGTCGGCGCTGAAATGCCAAGCCACTGGAACGGTGAGGCTCTCAAGGCTCAGGCCGTAGCCGCACGCTCCTACGGCCTCGTTCACATGCTCCGACCAGCCAACAGCGACTGGAACCTCGGAGACACCACACGCTGGCAGGCTTACGCAGGAAGATCCAGCAGCAGCTTGTCAACGATCCAGGCCACTGAAGCGACGCGAGGACTGGTGTTGAGTTTCAAGGGAGGACTGGTTGAGTCGTTGTATGCGTCCACTCAGGAGATCTCCGATGAAGCGCATGGACATCTCGGTGCAAGCATGAGTCAGCATGGTGCTCAGGAGCTGGCTCAGCAGGGGCTTCGATTCAACGAGATCCTTGGCAGGTACTACGCCGGGGCATCCCTGGCGAGGATCAAAACCGATGGGTGA
- a CDS encoding ATP adenylyltransferase, with protein MGEKQFWSKALERSEQAQNCGALIPLSTSTIELSGPRAEQFELRQLNAALPKHHRPEGPNPNPFLPWDSQLEVERIRNNHVLILNKYPVERGHMLLITQDWASQVHWLQPDDWRALVLVDNDSTGLWFFNSGPRAGASQPHRHLQLLPRHPGERICPRLSWFKERLLVPKGSTGDRSIFDPLINSCVIAERPLTSNPDDEGIILHDLYRSLASQLGLGDRFTQQPPAVPYNLLLTRSWMALIRRSRDRVKGFSVNALGFAGYLLATQRSELAWLKSHGGEQLLRQVVPNCSGSTDAVS; from the coding sequence ATGGGTGAAAAGCAATTCTGGTCGAAGGCGCTGGAGCGCTCCGAACAGGCTCAGAACTGCGGCGCCCTGATCCCTCTCAGCACCTCCACCATCGAGCTATCAGGCCCCAGGGCAGAACAGTTCGAACTGCGTCAGCTCAATGCGGCTCTTCCTAAGCACCACAGACCTGAAGGGCCAAATCCAAATCCCTTTCTTCCATGGGACTCGCAACTCGAGGTCGAGAGGATTCGCAACAACCATGTTTTGATTCTCAACAAGTATCCCGTTGAGCGTGGGCACATGTTGCTGATCACTCAGGACTGGGCTTCTCAAGTTCACTGGCTACAACCTGATGACTGGCGTGCCCTGGTGCTTGTCGACAACGACAGCACAGGTCTTTGGTTCTTCAACAGTGGTCCTAGAGCCGGAGCAAGTCAGCCCCATCGTCACCTTCAGCTGTTGCCCCGTCATCCCGGAGAGCGCATCTGTCCGCGACTCTCTTGGTTCAAGGAACGTCTGCTAGTGCCTAAAGGATCGACAGGCGACAGATCAATCTTTGATCCGCTGATCAACAGCTGTGTCATCGCTGAGCGTCCCCTGACGAGCAACCCAGACGATGAGGGGATCATCCTCCATGACCTTTATCGCTCTCTGGCCTCGCAATTGGGGCTCGGTGATCGTTTCACGCAACAGCCGCCCGCTGTTCCGTACAACCTGTTGCTGACGCGGTCCTGGATGGCGCTGATCAGGCGCAGTCGGGACCGCGTCAAGGGATTCAGTGTTAACGCACTGGGATTTGCTGGGTACCTGCTGGCGACACAACGCTCTGAGCTGGCCTGGCTTAAGAGCCATGGTGGTGAGCAGTTGCTCAGACAGGTTGTTCCCAATTGCAGTGGTTCCACGGATGCAGTGAGCTGA
- a CDS encoding sigma-70 family RNA polymerase sigma factor: MNRQQTRRNARVEHHMRLVEPLARRYAAKSGQDPDDLQQVGLLGLLRAAERFEGQRDIPFSAFARPHIRGAILHYLRDKAAIIRLPRAAQESDQDIGAGFNAATQRRRFLPLEDELISHGNDHWNDLDRREDQQQLAEALQGLPKQDQTALVEVILKGQSLRDVARRTGVSAMTVQRRVKRGLALLRQQLQVQLELA, translated from the coding sequence ATGAACAGACAGCAGACGAGACGAAATGCACGGGTTGAGCACCACATGCGGCTTGTTGAACCGTTGGCCAGGCGTTATGCAGCAAAAAGCGGTCAGGATCCTGACGATCTCCAACAAGTTGGATTACTGGGGTTACTGAGGGCAGCTGAACGCTTCGAAGGCCAGAGAGACATTCCTTTTTCAGCCTTCGCTCGACCCCATATCAGGGGAGCGATCCTGCACTATCTGCGCGACAAAGCCGCAATCATTCGACTTCCCCGTGCAGCCCAGGAGAGTGATCAGGACATCGGCGCAGGGTTCAATGCGGCAACGCAACGTCGGCGATTCCTGCCCTTAGAAGATGAGTTGATCAGTCATGGCAATGACCACTGGAATGACCTTGATCGAAGGGAGGATCAACAACAACTTGCTGAGGCGCTCCAAGGGCTCCCCAAACAGGATCAAACCGCGCTCGTTGAAGTGATCCTCAAAGGGCAAAGTCTTAGAGACGTGGCCCGCAGAACCGGGGTCAGTGCCATGACCGTTCAGCGTCGCGTCAAGCGAGGACTTGCCCTGCTGCGCCAACAGCTGCAAGTTCAGCTGGAGCTGGCCTGA
- a CDS encoding DUF3370 family protein, which translates to MAGQRARPLNGNFNNVPVLHSNQPEIVKGPGILVDTSPGSSIAAETNQPLKNSTFTFNGEFGVHMHHKYYPQDSSKLGGRRARGLLTVAAIAINPSSSPVTLRFKRGSVKNSFEAPYHPNKLMGVKPLGPRPWNTGPGDATAVQILRGELDRKLSREVTIPPNSRKVIVSSVLPARGIMNGLLRGTSNGPFQMAVIAAEETQDERALIAVLDRGQLAPGRIYLNRIREIQSGQVFSRVAGVALGDEYKASIQHDLSQGSLHVPLTSTRKHHFGTRDIQVNQLSTRMVDSAVNNVGTYGVRFDVDLNLAGEGAHELVLSHPVASGRSSFTAFRGSIGIKTDQGYQEVHVGMRSGQSLSIADLDLKRGANNPVTVSVVYPADATPGHLLSVVPVTQLAMLRQREQMLEAARKAQAEAKSRKVKPELAPPAVNAQPVPEAKPAVPVASPALRPVRRTTPPPPPLIVSPRGGSNAMPPAMIMPSRVNSSLEQRYRDAIRAQQEWLRRLQGR; encoded by the coding sequence ATGGCTGGTCAGCGAGCCAGGCCTCTGAACGGCAACTTCAATAACGTTCCAGTTCTGCATTCCAATCAACCGGAGATTGTTAAAGGACCAGGCATCCTGGTGGACACCTCACCGGGTAGTTCAATTGCTGCCGAAACCAATCAACCACTGAAGAACTCCACATTCACTTTCAATGGTGAATTTGGCGTTCATATGCATCATAAATATTATCCCCAGGATTCCAGCAAGCTAGGAGGCCGCAGAGCTCGTGGCCTGCTGACTGTTGCGGCCATTGCGATAAATCCCAGTTCATCCCCCGTCACTTTGCGATTCAAAAGGGGTTCAGTAAAAAATAGTTTTGAGGCTCCTTATCATCCTAATAAACTGATGGGCGTCAAGCCGTTGGGGCCCAGACCTTGGAACACTGGCCCTGGTGATGCGACGGCAGTCCAGATTCTTCGTGGCGAGTTGGATCGCAAGCTTTCACGAGAAGTCACTATTCCTCCAAACAGTCGCAAAGTGATTGTGAGCAGTGTTTTGCCTGCGCGCGGAATCATGAATGGTCTGCTGCGTGGCACTAGTAATGGACCCTTTCAGATGGCTGTGATTGCAGCGGAAGAAACCCAAGACGAACGTGCACTGATTGCTGTTCTTGATCGTGGACAACTTGCGCCTGGAAGAATTTATCTCAATCGCATTCGTGAGATTCAGTCAGGTCAGGTTTTTTCACGCGTTGCAGGAGTTGCACTTGGTGATGAGTACAAAGCTTCAATTCAGCATGACCTCTCTCAAGGTTCATTGCATGTGCCTTTGACCAGCACGCGCAAACATCATTTCGGCACTCGTGACATTCAGGTCAATCAACTCAGCACACGCATGGTGGATTCCGCAGTTAATAACGTTGGTACTTACGGAGTACGTTTTGATGTTGACCTGAATCTTGCTGGTGAGGGTGCTCACGAGCTGGTTCTCAGTCATCCGGTTGCCTCCGGCCGCTCATCATTTACGGCTTTCCGTGGATCAATTGGTATCAAAACTGATCAGGGTTACCAAGAGGTCCATGTTGGTATGCGCTCCGGACAGAGTCTTTCCATTGCTGATCTTGATCTCAAGCGTGGAGCGAATAACCCTGTCACTGTGAGTGTTGTTTATCCAGCTGATGCCACTCCGGGTCACCTGCTGAGTGTGGTCCCAGTCACTCAGTTGGCCATGTTGCGTCAGCGTGAACAGATGCTGGAAGCGGCCCGGAAGGCTCAAGCTGAAGCAAAGTCACGCAAGGTCAAGCCAGAGTTGGCTCCACCAGCTGTTAACGCTCAACCGGTTCCCGAGGCGAAGCCTGCCGTACCTGTTGCCAGCCCCGCTCTGCGGCCTGTGAGAAGAACCACACCTCCACCGCCTCCTCTGATTGTTTCTCCAAGGGGCGGATCCAATGCCATGCCTCCTGCCATGATCATGCCTTCCAGAGTGAACAGCAGCCTCGAGCAGCGTTACCGTGACGCGATCCGTGCTCAACAGGAATGGTTGCGTCGCCTACAGGGTCGATGA
- a CDS encoding ribbon-helix-helix protein, CopG family, with protein MSGKRISLELPEELVDQIDQLRKDWKTRSRGECLRRLLEEIFQPDLDQDDAPVPLVDSLVNQSSEGTAEPTGSKPDKSSKALLVTEPNQQPQYDEDRAIVLVGSAGGLNTTGQEDDRPVSPQPPTRHAAPVGAGIDLPGFVRKRSTSIRESLTPRKQPSTEIPLVPVISDEQIKDWSEVALNHWLNLYGSNPGPTVMEAVMLWMARDIWPHIDGSEGRTFTWSQVNHSMTEFCKSWMVPSPRFEQVIVAAAVLEDPFASASVPERIPTLIRRFVNRFKRSRKVTSFETLQSTMTLHGALKQLELPTQAGQSLTLRSIRDAYKRKAVEVHPDSGGSTDAMRRLNEAYQMLKELYRQKELSQ; from the coding sequence ATGAGCGGCAAGCGCATCAGCCTGGAATTACCCGAGGAGCTCGTTGACCAGATTGATCAGCTTCGCAAGGACTGGAAGACCCGTTCCAGGGGGGAATGTCTTCGCCGCTTGCTTGAGGAAATCTTTCAACCCGACCTGGATCAGGATGACGCCCCTGTACCCCTGGTTGATTCACTGGTTAACCAGTCTTCGGAGGGAACAGCTGAACCAACGGGTTCTAAACCTGATAAGAGTTCCAAGGCTTTGCTGGTCACAGAGCCGAACCAGCAACCTCAATACGATGAGGATCGAGCCATCGTTTTAGTTGGCTCAGCTGGCGGACTTAACACCACAGGCCAGGAAGACGATCGTCCGGTCTCACCCCAACCACCGACACGCCATGCAGCACCCGTTGGAGCTGGCATTGATTTGCCCGGCTTTGTTCGCAAGCGAAGCACGTCGATTCGCGAAAGCTTGACACCAAGGAAGCAACCCAGCACGGAGATTCCCCTCGTACCGGTGATCAGTGACGAACAGATCAAGGACTGGTCTGAAGTTGCTCTGAACCATTGGCTCAACCTTTACGGCTCTAACCCAGGCCCGACCGTGATGGAGGCTGTGATGCTGTGGATGGCCCGTGACATTTGGCCCCATATCGATGGATCCGAGGGGCGCACATTCACCTGGAGTCAGGTCAATCACTCCATGACTGAATTCTGCAAAAGCTGGATGGTTCCTTCTCCTCGCTTCGAGCAGGTGATTGTTGCTGCCGCGGTGCTTGAGGATCCGTTCGCGAGCGCTTCAGTTCCAGAACGTATCCCTACTTTGATTCGCCGTTTTGTTAATCGCTTCAAACGCAGCCGAAAGGTCACATCCTTCGAAACGCTCCAATCCACGATGACTCTGCATGGAGCACTCAAGCAACTGGAGTTGCCCACACAGGCTGGCCAGTCCCTGACATTGCGTTCCATTCGCGACGCCTACAAACGTAAGGCCGTTGAAGTTCACCCTGACTCCGGTGGTTCAACCGATGCCATGCGTCGCCTCAACGAGGCTTATCAGATGCTGAAAGAGCTTTATCGCCAGAAAGAGTTATCTCAGTAG
- a CDS encoding allophycocyanin subunit alpha-B → MSVVRDLILQADDDLRYPSSGELRSMVEYLSQGAVRLSVVRILTDSEKKIVDESARQLFGLRPEYVAPGGNAYGQKQRAQCLRDYSWYLRLVTYGVLAGSTDMIEQIGLIGAREMYNSLGVPMPGMVDAMRCMREAALVLLSEEQQKIAGPYFDYLIKGMQTST, encoded by the coding sequence ATGAGCGTTGTAAGGGATCTGATCCTCCAGGCGGATGACGATCTGCGTTACCCGAGCAGTGGTGAACTTCGCTCGATGGTCGAGTACCTCAGTCAGGGTGCCGTTCGTCTGTCAGTGGTTCGGATCCTCACAGACAGCGAAAAGAAGATTGTTGATGAATCGGCACGCCAGTTGTTCGGCCTGCGACCTGAATATGTCGCCCCTGGGGGAAATGCCTATGGCCAAAAGCAAAGGGCTCAGTGCCTGCGTGACTACAGCTGGTATCTGAGGCTGGTCACCTATGGAGTTCTCGCAGGCAGCACCGACATGATCGAGCAGATCGGCTTGATCGGAGCCCGTGAGATGTACAACAGCCTTGGTGTTCCCATGCCAGGGATGGTGGATGCAATGCGGTGCATGAGAGAAGCTGCTCTGGTTTTGCTTTCAGAGGAGCAGCAGAAGATTGCAGGACCTTATTTTGACTATCTGATCAAAGGTATGCAGACCAGCACCTGA
- the rlmD gene encoding 23S rRNA (uracil(1939)-C(5))-methyltransferase RlmD, with protein sequence MTAMNETLHPGQTIDVVGEDLDQQGRGLARWNGWVIAVPELLPGEEAKVKVQQRQRRMWLARRVEIISSSPHARRPPCILARDCGGCSLQHLSVEAQNTWKQERLTNTLTRIGQLDPDVNALVSPDRESLGYRNRALIPVRRDGLKVRLGYYKRGSHRIVNLNHCPVLDPRLDDLIAPIKKDLESTRWPMDSDLQGQPGLRHLGLRIGVRTGEVLITLISATRSLEGVEELSAVWMRRWPQLKGVTLNLQPQRSNAVFGEQTICLQGQDSVEERFCALSLELGTTTFFQVNTPRAERVVEQIRDWLTRVEANQRVIDAYCGIGTIALPLAAAGHRVTGLEISPASVRHAGRNAARNRLNTTQFLDGDVAQHLQDLLPMHDALVVDPPRKGLEANVLAMIRNHPPKRLVYLSCDPATLARDLKQLAGDSGPYRIERVQPMDFFPQTSHLECLVLMSRISCATAPETA encoded by the coding sequence ATGACAGCGATGAATGAAACACTGCATCCGGGACAGACCATCGATGTTGTGGGAGAGGATCTTGATCAGCAGGGACGTGGTCTGGCCCGCTGGAATGGCTGGGTGATCGCAGTACCTGAGCTGCTGCCTGGAGAAGAGGCCAAGGTCAAAGTTCAGCAGCGTCAGAGGCGGATGTGGCTAGCCCGAAGAGTGGAGATCATCTCCTCATCACCCCATGCCCGTCGACCACCTTGCATTCTTGCCCGCGACTGCGGTGGTTGTTCATTGCAGCATCTTTCAGTTGAGGCCCAGAACACCTGGAAGCAGGAGCGACTGACCAACACGTTGACTCGCATCGGCCAGCTGGATCCTGATGTCAATGCCCTGGTGAGTCCCGATCGGGAATCACTGGGCTACAGAAACCGGGCATTGATCCCAGTCCGTCGTGATGGCCTGAAGGTGCGCCTTGGTTATTACAAGCGTGGCAGTCATCGCATCGTCAATCTCAACCACTGCCCAGTTCTGGATCCTCGACTGGATGACTTGATTGCTCCGATCAAGAAGGATCTGGAATCAACACGCTGGCCCATGGATTCAGATCTGCAGGGTCAGCCTGGTCTTCGCCATTTGGGATTGAGAATCGGCGTGCGAACCGGCGAAGTGCTGATCACCCTGATTTCTGCCACTCGGTCGCTTGAGGGAGTTGAGGAGTTGAGCGCGGTATGGATGCGTCGCTGGCCACAGCTGAAGGGTGTAACGCTCAATCTGCAACCGCAACGCAGTAATGCTGTGTTCGGCGAGCAGACCATTTGCCTTCAAGGTCAGGATTCGGTCGAAGAGCGATTTTGTGCTCTGTCTCTTGAGCTTGGGACCACCACCTTTTTTCAGGTCAATACACCCCGTGCAGAACGGGTGGTGGAGCAGATCCGCGACTGGCTCACCCGCGTGGAGGCGAATCAACGCGTGATTGATGCCTACTGCGGCATCGGCACGATTGCCTTACCGCTTGCGGCTGCTGGCCACAGAGTGACCGGCCTAGAAATCAGCCCCGCATCCGTGCGCCATGCCGGACGCAATGCAGCACGCAACAGGCTCAATACAACACAATTTCTGGATGGCGATGTGGCTCAGCATCTGCAAGATCTTTTGCCGATGCACGATGCCCTGGTGGTTGATCCACCACGTAAGGGTTTGGAGGCCAACGTACTGGCCATGATCCGTAACCATCCACCAAAGCGGTTGGTATATCTGAGTTGTGATCCTGCAACTCTGGCGAGGGATCTCAAACAACTGGCGGGAGATTCAGGTCCTTATCGGATTGAACGTGTCCAGCCAATGGATTTCTTTCCTCAGACTTCTCACCTGGAATGTCTTGTGTTGATGTCGAGAATCAGCTGCGCAACTGCACCTGAAACTGCTTAA
- the pheT gene encoding phenylalanine--tRNA ligase subunit beta, which translates to MRVSLSWLQDLVQVNEPADQLGERLSMAGFEVEELEDLSLLAQGVVVGEVLACDRHPNADKLSVCKVNVGANQSLQIVCGAKNVRAGIHVPVAMVGAVLPAVNLTIKAGELRGVSSEGMICSLSELGQSSDVDGIAILEDLFAGSPSPGEPVAPSLGLNDSVLELAITANRPDGLSMTGIAREVAALTGAPLSLPKAAAPSEIQTLATDQQSSAAMKDGGLYGLTEVKGIDGASRSPQWLQRRLTRAGVNPVNAVVDITNLVMLEQGQPLHAFDADALESLCGTAIRAADFGLRQAHEQETFKGLDGREIELDPRVQVVTCRDRAVAVAGVMGSAESGVTDSTRRIWLESALFTPASVRNGSRATGQRTDASSRYEKGLPREITLIAAGRALSLFREMLDAEIGETWVCAAEQGEDPVVSLRRNALHRLLGPLESTDSTALHQPLADAQVEACLAALGCELTPCVDGWEVIVPPSRRMDLLREVDLIEEVARLVGFDRFQSHLPNPLQPGQLTLIQQAERRLRQRLSAAGLQEITTLSLTGADDADPTRIAISNPLLAETSHLRTALWMEHLQVCQRNLQASQPGCWVFEIGNVFSSDGAAIDQEARLSGVICGERRLSRWQSSGKPQPLSYYEARGLLTTVLNAFGIEAQDRRLSDDGRLHPGRAASVVVEGRPLGSFGQLHPALCESHELPADTYLFDLELARLLEAATRSNRWRPQFKAYSTLPSSERDLAMVVPRSLAAGDLLQAIRKAGKPLLESVELIDRFEGGQLGSDQCSQAFRLRYRGKDSTLTDDMIQPVHEKVRKALVKQFQVQLRS; encoded by the coding sequence ATGCGGGTTTCTCTGTCCTGGCTGCAGGATTTGGTGCAGGTGAATGAGCCCGCTGATCAACTGGGTGAACGGTTGTCGATGGCTGGTTTTGAAGTGGAGGAGCTGGAGGATCTCTCCCTCCTTGCCCAAGGTGTCGTTGTTGGTGAAGTATTGGCCTGCGATCGGCATCCCAATGCCGACAAGCTCAGTGTCTGCAAGGTGAATGTGGGTGCTAACCAGAGCCTGCAAATCGTCTGCGGAGCCAAGAATGTGCGTGCAGGCATTCATGTTCCTGTTGCCATGGTCGGGGCCGTTCTTCCTGCCGTGAACCTCACGATCAAAGCAGGTGAACTGCGTGGTGTAAGCAGTGAGGGAATGATCTGTTCGCTGTCAGAACTTGGGCAGAGCAGTGATGTGGATGGGATCGCCATCCTTGAGGATCTCTTCGCTGGCTCACCCTCTCCGGGAGAGCCCGTGGCGCCATCCCTGGGTCTCAACGACAGCGTTCTCGAGCTCGCCATCACAGCCAACCGTCCTGATGGTCTTTCGATGACAGGCATTGCCAGGGAAGTGGCTGCACTCACAGGAGCGCCGCTTTCATTGCCCAAGGCAGCCGCTCCATCAGAAATTCAAACGCTGGCAACCGATCAGCAATCCTCAGCTGCCATGAAGGACGGTGGCCTTTACGGCCTAACCGAAGTCAAGGGCATCGATGGCGCATCACGCTCACCGCAATGGTTGCAGCGACGGTTGACCCGTGCCGGAGTGAATCCTGTGAACGCCGTGGTCGACATCACCAACCTGGTGATGCTTGAACAGGGCCAACCTCTGCATGCTTTCGATGCAGATGCATTGGAATCGCTCTGCGGAACTGCGATCAGAGCAGCAGATTTTGGACTGCGTCAGGCCCATGAACAGGAAACCTTCAAAGGGCTGGACGGACGCGAGATCGAGCTTGATCCCCGTGTTCAAGTGGTGACCTGCCGGGATCGTGCTGTCGCCGTGGCCGGCGTGATGGGCAGTGCCGAAAGCGGAGTCACCGACAGCACTCGCAGAATCTGGCTGGAATCAGCCCTGTTCACTCCAGCTTCCGTCCGTAACGGCAGTCGAGCCACAGGACAGCGCACCGATGCCAGCAGTCGTTACGAGAAAGGCTTGCCCAGGGAAATCACCCTGATCGCAGCAGGCCGCGCTCTATCTCTATTCAGGGAAATGCTTGATGCTGAGATCGGTGAAACCTGGGTTTGTGCTGCAGAACAGGGAGAAGATCCGGTCGTCAGCCTGCGCCGAAATGCACTGCATCGCCTGCTCGGACCACTCGAATCCACAGACAGCACTGCTTTGCATCAGCCGCTTGCTGATGCTCAGGTCGAGGCTTGTCTCGCAGCACTCGGTTGTGAACTCACTCCCTGTGTGGATGGATGGGAGGTGATCGTTCCCCCATCGAGACGAATGGACCTATTGCGTGAGGTTGACCTAATCGAGGAGGTGGCCCGACTGGTGGGATTTGATCGCTTCCAATCCCATCTCCCGAACCCGCTACAGCCCGGTCAGCTGACGCTCATCCAGCAAGCTGAACGACGCTTACGTCAGCGTCTGAGCGCTGCCGGACTTCAGGAAATCACCACGTTGTCTCTTACCGGGGCGGATGACGCCGATCCCACGCGCATTGCCATCAGTAATCCTCTGTTGGCGGAGACCAGCCATCTGCGGACTGCGCTCTGGATGGAGCATCTTCAGGTCTGTCAGCGCAACCTTCAGGCCTCGCAGCCTGGTTGCTGGGTGTTCGAGATCGGGAATGTGTTCAGCTCCGATGGCGCAGCAATCGATCAAGAAGCTCGGCTATCGGGGGTGATCTGCGGGGAACGTCGCCTTTCGCGATGGCAGTCCAGCGGCAAGCCACAACCTCTCAGTTACTACGAAGCCAGAGGCCTACTCACCACTGTTCTGAATGCATTCGGGATCGAGGCCCAGGACCGTCGCCTCTCCGACGATGGGCGTCTTCATCCCGGCCGTGCGGCATCTGTGGTTGTTGAGGGTCGCCCTCTCGGCAGCTTCGGCCAGTTGCATCCAGCCCTGTGTGAAAGCCATGAGCTACCGGCGGACACTTATCTTTTCGATCTGGAATTGGCACGTCTGCTGGAGGCAGCCACCCGCAGCAATCGCTGGCGTCCGCAGTTCAAGGCCTATTCCACCCTGCCTTCATCAGAACGAGATCTCGCCATGGTTGTTCCTCGCAGCCTGGCGGCAGGAGATCTTCTGCAGGCCATCCGTAAAGCAGGAAAGCCACTGTTGGAGTCGGTCGAATTGATCGATCGTTTTGAAGGCGGACAGCTCGGCTCCGATCAGTGCAGCCAGGCGTTCCGTTTGCGTTACCGCGGTAAAGACAGCACCCTCACGGATGACATGATTCAGCCTGTGCACGAGAAGGTGCGTAAGGCACTCGTTAAGCAGTTTCAGGTGCAGTTGCGCAGCTGA